Proteins from one Bifidobacterium sp. ESL0732 genomic window:
- a CDS encoding GNAT family N-acetyltransferase yields MDNELTFRYAQRKDVTLILKFIKELADYEKMLDEVVADEETLEEWIFDKQKAEVIFACLGHKEIGFALFFHNFSTFLGRAGLYLEDLYVSPEYRGHGYGKAILKELARIAVERKCGRLEWWCLDWNKPSIDFYLSLGAEQMSDWTTYRIAGDTLKELAR; encoded by the coding sequence ATGGACAACGAATTGACATTCAGATATGCACAGCGAAAAGACGTTACGCTTATTCTGAAATTCATCAAGGAACTTGCCGATTACGAGAAAATGCTGGACGAGGTCGTCGCCGATGAGGAAACGCTCGAGGAATGGATTTTCGACAAGCAGAAGGCGGAGGTCATTTTCGCCTGTCTTGGCCACAAGGAGATAGGCTTCGCACTGTTCTTCCATAATTTCTCGACGTTTTTGGGCAGAGCAGGCCTGTATCTGGAGGATTTGTATGTTTCGCCGGAATACAGGGGACACGGCTATGGTAAAGCGATATTGAAAGAGCTGGCCAGGATTGCCGTCGAGCGCAAATGCGGCCGTTTGGAATGGTGGTGCCTGGACTGGAACAAGCCAAGCATCGATTTCTACCTGTCGTTGGGTGCCGAACAGATGTCCGATTGGACGACATACAGGATTGCCGGCGACACATTGAAAGAACTTGCACGATAG
- a CDS encoding aldo/keto reductase, whose translation MTILTDTYTLNNGVKIPKIGFGTWQIPDGEVAYDSVRMALDVGYRHIDTAYVYGNERSVGRAIRESGIDRDEIFVTSKLPAEVKQADGVLPHFEKTMKNLGLDTLDLYLIHAPWPWEHAGTMRMDDENLAVWAEMEKIYRSGRVRAIGVSNFDDHDLKNILDHSDVTPAANQIQYYIGATEPRNRTFAQSHGQLIEAYSPLATGGLLSSPELKTMAEKYGVSTAQLAIRFCLQNGVLPLPKATSREHIEANAQVDFTIEGADMDKLNAFADPNPDNHNPSQR comes from the coding sequence ATGACGATTCTTACTGATACCTATACACTCAATAACGGAGTGAAGATTCCGAAGATCGGTTTCGGCACTTGGCAGATTCCCGATGGGGAAGTGGCCTACGATTCGGTGCGGATGGCACTGGACGTAGGCTATCGCCACATCGATACCGCCTACGTGTACGGCAACGAACGCAGCGTTGGACGTGCCATCAGAGAATCGGGAATCGACCGTGATGAGATTTTCGTGACCTCGAAGCTGCCGGCAGAAGTGAAGCAGGCCGACGGGGTCTTGCCTCATTTCGAGAAGACGATGAAAAACCTCGGTCTCGACACGCTTGACCTTTACCTGATTCACGCACCATGGCCTTGGGAACATGCCGGAACGATGCGCATGGATGATGAGAATCTGGCCGTGTGGGCCGAGATGGAGAAGATCTATCGTTCAGGCCGTGTCCGAGCCATCGGTGTATCGAATTTCGACGACCATGACCTCAAAAACATTCTTGATCATTCGGACGTGACTCCCGCTGCTAACCAGATCCAGTATTATATTGGTGCAACAGAGCCGAGGAACAGGACATTTGCGCAATCCCATGGCCAGCTGATCGAGGCCTATTCGCCGCTGGCCACCGGAGGGTTGCTCTCTTCGCCCGAACTTAAGACAATGGCCGAAAAGTACGGGGTCTCCACCGCCCAGCTAGCGATTCGCTTCTGCCTGCAGAACGGTGTATTGCCACTCCCCAAGGCGACGAGTCGCGAGCATATCGAAGCCAACGCGCAGGTCGATTTCACCATCGAAGGCGCGGATATGGACAAGCTGAACGCCTTCGCCGATCCGAACCCCGACAACCATAATCCCAGCCAGCGGTAA
- a CDS encoding MFS transporter, which produces MSKHMSRGAWLVVLGLILAGANLRMPITMMPPLLNDLKAEIGLPTSLAGLLTTIPLLGFAFASPLMGKFGAKHGSDKVLVVSLIILSVGSYLRVIPSSWALMIGTAVLGIGIAGGNVLLPAVIKDRFPQNIAGMTTLYTMAQVIVASLGTATSGIVASRIGIQSSMATFALVGPVALVVWIAIAVLNQRHSGSSHDAVEASVDRPMIDRTPWRSPLAWVILAYFGLQSMLYYSLLTWLPSMWQEAGFSAVAAGNLATIFQLTGMPLTLTVPMIAEHKHGLSIINGIVGGGFALGVLGILVPGANLPLNVVASALMGMASAAAFSICVIFFQKRTSNAADTARLSGMAQSGGYLLAAVGPVALGALDGALHSWTPIIVLVLVVVVLMFLSGIVVIRHRDIYEGLD; this is translated from the coding sequence GTGAGCAAGCATATGAGCAGGGGCGCATGGCTGGTGGTTTTGGGATTGATACTGGCCGGTGCGAACTTGCGTATGCCGATCACTATGATGCCGCCGCTGCTGAACGATCTGAAGGCCGAAATCGGCTTGCCGACTTCACTGGCGGGGTTGCTGACCACCATCCCGTTGTTGGGATTCGCGTTCGCCTCGCCTCTGATGGGTAAGTTCGGTGCCAAACACGGCAGCGACAAAGTGCTTGTCGTTTCGCTGATTATTCTGAGCGTCGGCAGTTACCTGCGCGTCATTCCCTCTTCTTGGGCTCTGATGATTGGGACGGCCGTTCTCGGAATCGGCATCGCGGGCGGCAACGTCTTGCTGCCGGCGGTCATCAAGGACCGTTTTCCGCAAAACATCGCTGGCATGACCACGCTTTACACCATGGCTCAGGTGATCGTCGCCTCGCTGGGCACCGCCACCTCCGGTATCGTCGCTTCGAGAATTGGCATCCAGTCCAGTATGGCGACGTTTGCGCTGGTGGGACCTGTCGCGCTTGTCGTATGGATTGCCATTGCGGTGCTCAACCAGCGCCATTCCGGCTCGTCACACGATGCCGTCGAAGCCAGTGTCGACCGTCCGATGATCGACAGAACACCGTGGCGTTCGCCGTTGGCTTGGGTGATTCTGGCTTACTTTGGCCTACAATCGATGCTTTATTACTCGTTGCTCACATGGTTGCCATCGATGTGGCAGGAGGCCGGTTTCAGCGCTGTCGCTGCGGGCAATCTCGCCACGATCTTCCAGCTCACCGGCATGCCCTTGACGCTGACGGTGCCGATGATCGCCGAGCACAAACACGGGCTGTCCATTATCAACGGCATCGTAGGTGGCGGGTTTGCCTTGGGTGTACTGGGTATTCTCGTTCCAGGCGCGAACCTTCCGCTCAATGTGGTGGCCTCCGCCCTGATGGGCATGGCCTCGGCTGCGGCGTTCAGCATCTGCGTGATTTTCTTCCAGAAGCGCACTTCGAACGCGGCTGACACCGCCCGCCTTTCCGGCATGGCCCAGTCCGGTGGCTACCTGCTGGCCGCGGTCGGTCCGGTGGCGCTCGGTGCACTAGATGGTGCCCTGCATTCTTGGACGCCGATTATCGTACTGGTCCTTGTTGTCGTCGTCCTGATGTTCCTTTCCGGCATCGTCGTGATTCGCCATCGCGATATCTATGAGGGGCTAGACTGA